One Companilactobacillus heilongjiangensis genomic window, TAATTCAGGGAATTCGTCAACCATGCTTGTTACAAGATCAAACTTGTAAATATCGCTGGCACGTAACAAATCCTTTGTTTCAGTATCATCTAGTTTGAATAACTTAGCCAAGTGTTCAGCAATTTGGTGAACACGAGCCATTTTTTCAAACATTGTACCGATTTTAACGTGGAAGTTAACTGACTTAAGCTTTTCAACGTAGTCAGCAATTGTCTTCTTTTGATCTTCTTTAAAGAAGAAATCAGCATCTTCAAGACGGGCAACAAGAACTTTTTCATTACCACGAACAACATTTTCGATATGTTCTGAGTTACCATTTCTAACTCCGATGAAGTAAGGAGCTAACTTGCCATCTTGGTCACGAACATAGAAATATCTTTGGTTATCTTTCATTGAAGTGATAAGAACTTCTTCGGGAATTTCCAAATATTTCTTGTCGAATGAACCGGCAAAAGTAGTTGGGAATTCAACTAAGTTGTTAACTTCTTCAAGCAAGTCAGGGTCAACATCGATATCCCAGTTGTTGTCTGAAGCAATTTTGTCGATTTGGTCAGAAATAATTTGTTTACGTTCTTTAGCATCAACAATAACGAATTGTGACTTAAGCTTTTCAACGTAATTTTTAGCGTCGTCAATTTCAACATCTTCACCTAAGAAACGGTGTCCACGTGTCATGCGGCCAGATGTAACATCAAGAATTTTTACAGGAACTTCTTCATTATCAAGGAGTGAAACTAACCAGTGAATTGGACGGATATATTCGAAGTCATATGAACCCCAGCGCATTCTTGTTGGGAATGTGATTGATTTGATGACTTCATCCATGTGACTCAAAACAGCCTCAACTTTTTGACCGTCTTCATGTTTTTGAATATAAGCGTATTCAACACCCTTTAATTCTTCAAAGAAGATATCATCTGGTGTCATCTTTTGTCCACGGGCAAACCCTTGAGCTGCTTTAGTCCAGTTGCCATCAGCATCTTGAGCAATTTTCTTTGAAGGACCTTTAGCTTTGATATCAATATCAGTTTGCTTTTCAGCAATACCTTTAACCAAAATAGTTAAACGTCTAGGAGTAGAAAACTTTTCGATTGAGTCAAAAGAAATACGATTTTCCTTGAGAAACTTTTCAGCTTTTTGTGCGAATTGGTTAACACTCTTTGTTACAACATGGGCTGGCATTTCTTCCAAACCGATTTCTAGTAAGTAATTTTTAGTCATTTTCGTTCTCCTTTGCTGCATTGCTATTTGCCAAAAGTGGGAAGCCACGTTTCTTTCTTTCTTCAACGAAGGCTTTAGCTACCTTGTGAGCCATCTTTCTGATTCGTGACAAGAAAGCAGCACGTTCAGTAACAGAAACAGCACCACGGGCATCAAGTAAGTTAAATGTATGTGAACATTTCAAAATGTAATCGTAAGCTGGGTGAACTAAACCTAGTTCCATCAAACGGTTAGCTTCTTTTTCGTAAGCATCAAAGAATGTAAATAACATATCTTGATTGCTTTCTTCAAATGAGTATTTTGAGTGTTCGTATTCTGGTTCTTTAAAGATATCTCCATAAAGAACACCGTCGCCCCATTCCAAATCGTAAACTGAGTTAACGTCTTGGATGTATGAAGCTAAACGTTCAACACCGTAAGTAATTTCACTAGTTGTTGGGTGACATTGTAGTCCTCCGACTTGTTGGAAGTATGTGAATTGTGAAACTTCCATACCATCAAGCCAAACTTCCCAACCAACACCGGCACAGCCCATTGATGGGTTCTCCCAGTTATCTTCAACGAAACGAATATCATGTTCTAGTGGTTCAATTCCTAAAGCACGCAATGAATCAAGATAATACTCTTGAATGTTTTCTGGGGCCGGCTTCATTACAACTTGGAATTGGTGGTGTTGATACAAACGGTTAGGGTTTTCACCATAACGACCGTCAGCTGGACGTCTTGATGGTTCAACGTAGGCAGCGTTCCAAGGTTCTGGTCCAATTGCACGTAAGAATGTGTAAGGACTCATTGTCCCGGCACCCTTTTCTGTATCGTATGCTTGCATCAACATACAACCTTTATCACCCCAAAATTTTTGAAGTGTGAGAATCATATTTTGAACATTTAACTTCTTTACCATTTTTTCTCCCTTCAGGCAAAAGCACAAAAAAATCCCTTGCAGTGTACACTTAGGCACTTTCTGCAAGGGACGAGTATTCGCGGTTCCACCCTAATTCAGGACCGAGGTCCTGCTCTTTTATATTCGAATTAATTGTACGCCATAAATCTGATCGAAGCTTTCACTGTCCTTCGTCGCTGTTTCAACATAAATCAATATAACCATTTTTTTGATGATTGTCAATTGGTTTACTGAAGGTCCTAATTAAGTATCCCGTCTCCAGAGCTGGAAAATATTCTCAAGCTGTGCGGAACGGCTCGAGCCAAAGAGCGGTCTCGGGCCTCGGTTTGAAGCCTTGACACAGTTCGTCAAGTCTCCAAACACGTCCGGTGGTATAAAGACGGGAGTTTCTCCCGTCCTTATACCACTACCACGGCACACAAATATTTCCCAGCTCTTCCGACTAATTTATCAGTAATAATTGAATGTAAAAATATTCAATTATGTTTATATTCTAGATACTTTCATTAGACAAATAACATAAAAAAATTACATATGCCATCTTTTCATTCTATCAATAAACGTTTTGCTCTTAGGATAATATCCCACTGTACCAAGGTAAATTGAATCTATTGCATGTTGAATTAAGTCTTTATTATTTTCTTTGATTTCAATCTTTCCAACTTGATCTAAGCTGATTTTACTGAATAATCTTAGAAAATATACGATTCGCTTGGGAATATGCAATCGATGAATATCGCTGTCAAAATGTTTTGAGCATAATAATCCACCCAATAGGACTGAAAAATCGAAATTCCCTTCTGTTTCTCCGCCTACTACACATGAATCCATATTTGGCGATACTCCAAATGCATCTAACAACTTCATCTGCATAATATTGACGATAATTTGAGCATCATAGCCATTCTCGATATACAACAATGACTTAAACAACAGTCTGTACCAGCTATCTGGTATTGGATCATCCACAAATGCTTCATGATACAAATCGAATAAGAATGTTGCATACGCATTTAACTCAATGTCTTGCATGATTTCATCAAACTGCTTGATATTACTAGCTGAATTTAGAAATGACAAGCCATTATCTTTAATAACTCCTGTGTACTCGCCATATGAAAAGGTAATCACTGAGCCTGATATTTTCGACTTTGCATTTTGTGTTCCTCGGACGAAAAAGGTTCTAAATCCATATTCTCTGGTCAAAATGGTGACTAATGCATCCCGTTCTTTGTAGCGTTGGCGCCGAACTACGATACCAAAAAAATTAGTAGGCGTGTTAGCCATTAATCTTTCAAGTCCTTCATTGAGTAGCCAGCACTTGCTAAGAATGCTTTATCATCACGCCAGTTTTTCTTTACACGAACCCAAAGTTTTAAGTTGATCTTTTCGCCAAGCAAATGTTCAATCTTAATACGTGAACCGATACCGATATGCTTCAACATTGCACCACCACGGCCGATAACGATTGGCTTTTGGCTATCACGTTCAACGTAAATATTAGCCTCAACTTGAAGTTTTCCGGCTGCACTGCGTTGATTCATTGATTCAACGACAACAGCGATTGAGTGAGGAATTTCATCACGTGTATCTTCCAAAATCTTTTCACGAATCAATTCTCCGACGATGAAATATTCAGGGTGATCAGTGATTTGGTCGTCAGCGTAATATTGTGGTCCAACTGGTAAGTGTTTTGTCAAAGTATCGATTAAATCGTCGATATTGTTACCGTTGGTTGCTGAAATAGGAATAATTTCGGCAAAGTCCATCAAATCTTTGTATTCATCAATTTGTGGAGCCATATCATCAGGGTTGATCAAATCAATCTTGTTTAGAACCAGAAAGACTGGTGCCTTAACTTTCTTCAATTCTTCAATGATAAATTTATCACCAGGGCCCGATTTCTCACCGGCTTCAGTCATGAATAAGACAGCATCAACTTCTTTAAGGGCTGAAATGGCAGCTTTATCCATGTATTGATCCAAGTCATTGTGAGGCTTGTGAATACCAGGTGTGTCCAAGAAAATAATTTGACGTTCGTTGTCAGTATAAATTCCTTGAATCTTATTTCTAGTTGTTTGTGCCTTTGGTGATGTGATGGCGATTTGTTCCTTAATGATGCGGTTCATAAAGGTTGATTTACCAACATTGGGGCGTCCAATAATGGCAACGAAACCTGATTTGTAATTTTTATTATCCATAATTAATCCATGTCCTTATCACTGAATGCTAGTGGCAAAATTTCTTTAAAGGTATATTCTTTGAAATCATTCGTGTTGTTTGCTAAAAACACTGTATCTTCTGGACCCATAAACTCGCTCATAACTTGTCGACAAGCTCCACAGGGCTTTGATAATTCTTTGGTCCCATTGATGATTATGATCTTCGAAACATGTTTAGCACCTTCTGAAACGGCTTTGAAAATAGCTGTCCTCTCAGCACAATTCGTTAAACCATATGAGGCATTTTCAACATTAACACCAGAGTAGATTTTCCCATCGTCACACAGAATGGCAGCGCCAACCGTGTAATGCGAATAAGGAGCATAGGCGTTAGTCATTGCCTTATTTGCTGCATCAAATAATTGCTTCTCATTAATTTCCACTAGTTCAGTCTCCTTTTTTGTGTATCTCAGTTAATAATTATAATACAGATGAATGGTCAAAAAAAAGAATATCGGGCTTATCGTCCAATATTCTTTTTAATAGTTATTTTTCCAATCCATAAGCACTCAAAATCTTCTCTTGTAAACCAATCATAACCTTCTCATCTTCAGGCTTGATATGATCGTAACCATTCAAATGCAAGATACCATGAACAATAGTATAACCTAATTCACGGTCAAATGAATGTTCATAGTCTTTGGCATGTTCATCAACAATTTCAACACTGATGAATAAATCGCCTAAATCAACTGGTAAATCAGGAATTTGTGCTTCCAAATAATCCAATGAATCTTCACCATCATTGATAGCGAAACTGATTACATCGGTTGCTCGGTCAGTATCACGATATTCCTTGTTGATTTCATGAATCTTATCTTTAGTCACAAAATGGATCGACAATTGCGTATTGTCTTTCAATTCCAATTTGTTAAAAGTAAATTGGACGATATCTTTCACCCAATCTTCACGTTTTTGATCAATTAAATTATCATCATTATAAATTTCTAAGTCCATAATAATCCCCAGTAATTATTTTTCGATTTTATCTGATTCATCGTAAGCATCAATAATTTCCGCAACAACTGGATGTCTAACAACATCAGCTGAACTGAAATTAACGAATTCAACGTGTGGTAAATTTTTCAAAATTGATTGTGCTTGAACTAATCCACTGCGAGTGTGTCCAGGTAAATCAATTTGAGAAATATCACCGTTGACAATCATCTTTGAACCAAAGCCTAGACGAGTTAAGAACATTTTCATCTGTTCACGAGTTGT contains:
- the glyS gene encoding glycine--tRNA ligase subunit beta; protein product: MTKNYLLEIGLEEMPAHVVTKSVNQFAQKAEKFLKENRISFDSIEKFSTPRRLTILVKGIAEKQTDIDIKAKGPSKKIAQDADGNWTKAAQGFARGQKMTPDDIFFEELKGVEYAYIQKHEDGQKVEAVLSHMDEVIKSITFPTRMRWGSYDFEYIRPIHWLVSLLDNEEVPVKILDVTSGRMTRGHRFLGEDVEIDDAKNYVEKLKSQFVIVDAKERKQIISDQIDKIASDNNWDIDVDPDLLEEVNNLVEFPTTFAGSFDKKYLEIPEEVLITSMKDNQRYFYVRDQDGKLAPYFIGVRNGNSEHIENVVRGNEKVLVARLEDADFFFKEDQKKTIADYVEKLKSVNFHVKIGTMFEKMARVHQIAEHLAKLFKLDDTETKDLLRASDIYKFDLVTSMVDEFPELQGVMGEKYAEIMGETKAVAQAVREHYMPISAEGALPASKVGAALAIADKIDSLVTFYAVDLIPSGSNDPYALRRQAYGIVRILDNYQWSLNLEDLQDYLKANLTVPAKLDLSKNEKAINEFMIDRVRQLLNQKGIRNDIVDAVASGSNVDPIAMIDVAEVLQNHVKDDDFKVVMEALGRIVNLSKKAKFGYSDDLTVDDKLFENPSESQLKEQVAKVSDDNAENLFKQLAALRPVIDSYFDENMIMAKDENVKNNRLTQLVIANHLIENLGDLSKIVTK
- the glyQ gene encoding glycine--tRNA ligase subunit alpha, encoding MVKKLNVQNMILTLQKFWGDKGCMLMQAYDTEKGAGTMSPYTFLRAIGPEPWNAAYVEPSRRPADGRYGENPNRLYQHHQFQVVMKPAPENIQEYYLDSLRALGIEPLEHDIRFVEDNWENPSMGCAGVGWEVWLDGMEVSQFTYFQQVGGLQCHPTTSEITYGVERLASYIQDVNSVYDLEWGDGVLYGDIFKEPEYEHSKYSFEESNQDMLFTFFDAYEKEANRLMELGLVHPAYDYILKCSHTFNLLDARGAVSVTERAAFLSRIRKMAHKVAKAFVEERKKRGFPLLANSNAAKENEND
- the recO gene encoding DNA repair protein RecO — its product is MANTPTNFFGIVVRRQRYKERDALVTILTREYGFRTFFVRGTQNAKSKISGSVITFSYGEYTGVIKDNGLSFLNSASNIKQFDEIMQDIELNAYATFLFDLYHEAFVDDPIPDSWYRLLFKSLLYIENGYDAQIIVNIMQMKLLDAFGVSPNMDSCVVGGETEGNFDFSVLLGGLLCSKHFDSDIHRLHIPKRIVYFLRLFSKISLDQVGKIEIKENNKDLIQHAIDSIYLGTVGYYPKSKTFIDRMKRWHM
- the era gene encoding GTPase Era gives rise to the protein MDNKNYKSGFVAIIGRPNVGKSTFMNRIIKEQIAITSPKAQTTRNKIQGIYTDNERQIIFLDTPGIHKPHNDLDQYMDKAAISALKEVDAVLFMTEAGEKSGPGDKFIIEELKKVKAPVFLVLNKIDLINPDDMAPQIDEYKDLMDFAEIIPISATNGNNIDDLIDTLTKHLPVGPQYYADDQITDHPEYFIVGELIREKILEDTRDEIPHSIAVVVESMNQRSAAGKLQVEANIYVERDSQKPIVIGRGGAMLKHIGIGSRIKIEHLLGEKINLKLWVRVKKNWRDDKAFLASAGYSMKDLKD
- a CDS encoding cytidine deaminase, whose product is MEINEKQLFDAANKAMTNAYAPYSHYTVGAAILCDDGKIYSGVNVENASYGLTNCAERTAIFKAVSEGAKHVSKIIIINGTKELSKPCGACRQVMSEFMGPEDTVFLANNTNDFKEYTFKEILPLAFSDKDMD
- the ybeY gene encoding rRNA maturation RNase YbeY, coding for MDLEIYNDDNLIDQKREDWVKDIVQFTFNKLELKDNTQLSIHFVTKDKIHEINKEYRDTDRATDVISFAINDGEDSLDYLEAQIPDLPVDLGDLFISVEIVDEHAKDYEHSFDRELGYTIVHGILHLNGYDHIKPEDEKVMIGLQEKILSAYGLEK